One part of the Mariniblastus fucicola genome encodes these proteins:
- the pglW gene encoding BREX system serine/threonine kinase PglW, whose amino-acid sequence MPDNWITISESQFPWEREALEFIRSQFPSHEPYRAWSNFEFIAHDGSINEVDLLVFSRVGFFLIEIKSKPGILSGDAGTWTWETDGRRSYMDNPYSAANLKSKKLTSLLKSQRAAKGKHQVPWLDAIVFLSAENLKCELTGSARTHITLRDREAGPDVKARDGIMATITRRKCPGLDTNLRGEFNKPVSKMIAQAMLQAKIRPSQRYRKVGDYKLNQIIGEGQGYQDWDANHVQLNNSNRRIRIYNLRSNAPEDERETLQRAAKREAELLEGLQHPGVLRREGYTMHELGPALIFEHNPSAIRLDHYIKQKHEELTDEERCRLLRQIAETVRFAHEKQTYHRGLCPQSILVDKSNRLSNVKIFNWQLGFRQSPDTERHSRIVTATSHIDRLIDEASTAYLAPEAGSSDHASGEKLDVFSLGAIAYHLFSGESPAANGIELAEKLRGSDGLKIRSVRPAVDQLHDLIEWSTNPVVGSRVMDSVEDFLEMLVAVEQEMVKVEQSFVEDPTDAKPGDVIAGEYLIHRRIGHGATSYAFLVQKEDDYFIAKIASDEEHNSRLKEESEVLSKLRHANIAEFVENVTVGDRHTIIIKPAIANKEKLSIETLRHRLKEDGALHIDLLQRFGDDLLNAVSFLEDQGYNHRDIKPDNVAVGQVGSGDRLHLVLFDFSLTRVRADNLQAGTPGYLDPLLPLRKNKQWDSYAERYAAAVTLYQMATGLNNFPVWSDDGTDPTQLESDAEIDAELFAANIRDSLIDFFEKAFSRKIENRHDNAEQMRRDWNDCFRDLEEPGEFLSELGEDELKKKLESATLETSITDLGLGTRAINALDRNDITTVEQLLSAGRGRIHRLKGIGHTTRRHINRVLVQLQNNLQKPVTVQEAQEETDHLPETNVERLSIDQMFKRVSGVGRQQGEEARAILPLIFGTDAKFDKAWAGSAEIAQHTKADRQQVVDWMKAFRDRWAKDAAITKLRKDINELLDSVGQVMSARDIASALLVTRGSHQLEPFRSQFALAVTRVAVEVERNMAKPKFIARRTNAGSVIVASRDELISVAAKLGAGADKLAANETIVSPARAIKLLRSLNEELTTHISDSNLVRLAASISQNAALSSRNEFYPNGMSAERAIKLSQNVLYGSDTLSVADLKSRVKSRYPQCADIPDPPQLNEILKNAGFDYRWNSSAAAYENPARDQVIHTTGTNTLSRYSTSLSSGGPGEVTPEIADARQFEERIEHALKQGALLALNVKANYYDDAIREVTRRCGVDLFDLEENFIELLREKATEAEVSWQQLLDVDAQPGQGHWDNLLILIDRVIEELKKRVLESDKTVLMTFTGVLDHYQRKQPFIADLAEHIHKELHGLWILLPDQEHVPTTTASGQAPIPKGWLQNLHRGAGV is encoded by the coding sequence ATGCCAGACAACTGGATCACGATCTCGGAATCCCAATTTCCTTGGGAACGAGAAGCACTTGAGTTCATTCGCTCTCAGTTTCCCAGCCACGAACCGTACCGGGCGTGGTCTAACTTTGAATTCATCGCCCACGATGGATCAATTAACGAAGTTGACCTCCTTGTCTTTTCACGTGTCGGTTTCTTTCTGATCGAAATCAAAAGTAAACCCGGGATCCTCTCCGGTGACGCCGGTACGTGGACTTGGGAAACCGATGGCCGACGGTCCTACATGGACAACCCGTATTCGGCAGCCAACCTCAAATCAAAAAAGCTCACTTCGCTGTTAAAAAGCCAGCGAGCGGCCAAGGGTAAACATCAAGTGCCGTGGCTTGACGCTATCGTGTTCCTTTCCGCAGAGAATTTGAAATGCGAACTTACAGGAAGTGCTCGAACCCACATCACTCTCAGGGATCGCGAAGCTGGCCCTGATGTGAAGGCCCGCGATGGCATCATGGCTACCATCACTCGCCGAAAGTGTCCGGGACTGGACACCAACCTGCGGGGAGAATTTAACAAGCCAGTTTCAAAGATGATCGCTCAGGCGATGTTGCAAGCCAAGATTCGGCCTTCGCAGCGATATCGAAAGGTCGGCGATTACAAGCTCAACCAAATCATTGGTGAAGGGCAAGGCTATCAAGACTGGGACGCAAACCACGTTCAGCTAAACAATAGCAACCGGCGTATTCGGATTTACAACTTGCGTTCCAACGCACCGGAAGACGAACGAGAAACTTTGCAGCGAGCGGCCAAGCGTGAAGCCGAACTTCTTGAGGGGCTTCAGCATCCCGGTGTGTTGAGACGTGAAGGCTACACCATGCACGAGCTTGGTCCAGCCTTGATCTTCGAGCACAATCCAAGCGCAATTCGGCTTGATCACTACATCAAGCAAAAGCACGAAGAGCTAACTGACGAAGAGCGTTGTCGACTGCTGCGACAGATTGCAGAAACGGTCCGGTTTGCGCACGAAAAGCAAACTTACCATCGCGGTCTTTGCCCCCAAAGCATTCTTGTCGACAAAAGCAACCGGCTCTCCAACGTCAAGATTTTTAACTGGCAACTGGGTTTTCGCCAAAGCCCAGATACAGAACGCCATTCTCGAATCGTAACGGCGACTTCGCACATTGATCGACTGATCGACGAAGCCAGCACAGCATACCTTGCCCCAGAGGCTGGTTCATCCGATCACGCATCAGGAGAGAAATTAGACGTCTTCTCTCTGGGTGCCATTGCCTATCACTTGTTCTCGGGTGAATCTCCGGCCGCTAACGGAATTGAGCTTGCCGAAAAACTTCGTGGCAGTGATGGGCTGAAAATTCGATCGGTGCGACCAGCTGTTGACCAGCTGCACGACCTCATCGAATGGAGCACCAATCCTGTTGTCGGTTCACGCGTGATGGATTCGGTCGAAGACTTTCTCGAAATGCTCGTGGCCGTAGAACAGGAGATGGTCAAAGTCGAACAGTCGTTCGTCGAAGACCCTACGGATGCCAAGCCCGGCGACGTTATCGCAGGAGAGTATCTGATTCATCGCCGCATTGGTCATGGAGCAACTTCGTACGCGTTTCTTGTCCAAAAAGAAGACGATTACTTCATTGCAAAAATTGCCAGTGACGAAGAGCACAACTCACGCTTGAAAGAAGAAAGCGAAGTGCTTTCCAAGCTTCGTCATGCCAACATCGCTGAGTTTGTCGAAAACGTAACCGTAGGCGACCGCCACACGATTATTATCAAGCCAGCGATCGCCAATAAAGAAAAACTGTCGATTGAAACGCTTCGCCACCGATTGAAAGAAGACGGTGCGTTACACATCGACTTGTTGCAACGCTTTGGCGACGACTTGCTCAATGCTGTCAGCTTCCTCGAAGATCAGGGCTACAACCACCGGGACATCAAGCCCGACAATGTTGCGGTCGGCCAAGTTGGTTCCGGCGATCGCCTGCATCTGGTCTTGTTCGACTTTTCTCTCACTCGGGTGCGAGCAGACAACCTGCAAGCCGGAACGCCCGGCTACCTCGACCCCTTGTTACCCTTACGGAAGAACAAGCAGTGGGATTCCTACGCAGAAAGATACGCAGCCGCAGTAACGCTGTATCAAATGGCGACTGGCCTCAACAACTTTCCGGTTTGGAGCGACGACGGAACCGACCCTACACAACTGGAATCCGACGCAGAGATCGACGCAGAATTATTTGCTGCCAACATTCGCGATTCGCTTATCGACTTTTTTGAGAAAGCATTCTCTCGCAAGATCGAAAACCGGCACGACAATGCCGAACAGATGCGTCGCGACTGGAACGATTGTTTTCGTGATCTGGAGGAGCCCGGGGAATTCCTGTCCGAGCTAGGTGAAGACGAACTCAAAAAGAAGCTTGAATCGGCGACCCTCGAAACGTCAATTACAGACTTGGGGCTGGGGACACGTGCGATCAACGCCCTTGATAGAAACGACATAACCACCGTTGAGCAACTATTGAGTGCCGGTCGTGGTCGAATCCACCGGCTCAAGGGGATTGGGCACACAACGCGCCGACACATCAATCGAGTTCTGGTTCAGCTGCAAAACAATCTTCAGAAACCAGTCACGGTTCAAGAGGCGCAGGAAGAGACTGACCATCTGCCCGAAACGAATGTCGAACGCCTCAGCATCGACCAGATGTTCAAACGAGTGTCTGGCGTTGGCCGTCAACAAGGAGAAGAAGCTCGTGCGATTCTGCCCTTGATATTCGGGACAGATGCAAAGTTCGACAAAGCGTGGGCTGGCAGTGCGGAGATCGCCCAACACACCAAAGCCGATCGGCAACAGGTCGTGGATTGGATGAAGGCATTCAGGGATCGTTGGGCCAAGGATGCTGCGATCACCAAGCTGCGAAAGGACATCAACGAGCTGCTTGATTCGGTTGGCCAAGTCATGTCGGCACGGGATATCGCGTCGGCACTTTTGGTAACTCGTGGCAGCCATCAACTGGAACCATTTCGTTCTCAGTTCGCACTGGCTGTCACTCGAGTTGCGGTTGAAGTTGAACGCAACATGGCAAAGCCTAAATTCATCGCACGTCGGACCAACGCTGGATCGGTCATCGTTGCCTCACGTGATGAGTTAATCTCGGTCGCTGCAAAACTTGGAGCCGGTGCCGACAAACTCGCTGCCAATGAAACCATCGTTTCACCTGCCCGAGCGATCAAGTTGTTGCGTTCACTCAACGAAGAACTCACAACTCATATTAGCGACTCGAACTTGGTGCGATTGGCGGCCAGCATTTCCCAAAACGCAGCGCTTTCATCGCGAAACGAGTTTTATCCCAACGGAATGTCTGCTGAACGGGCCATTAAGCTCTCTCAGAATGTGCTCTACGGCAGCGACACGCTTTCCGTTGCTGATTTGAAATCACGCGTCAAAAGTCGATACCCTCAATGTGCCGACATTCCCGATCCGCCGCAGCTAAACGAGATCCTCAAAAACGCCGGTTTCGACTACCGCTGGAACAGTTCGGCTGCTGCCTATGAGAACCCGGCACGTGACCAAGTCATTCACACCACCGGCACGAACACGCTTTCCCGTTATTCCACATCGCTCTCCAGTGGTGGTCCGGGGGAGGTTACACCGGAAATTGCCGATGCACGTCAGTTCGAAGAACGAATCGAACATGCATTGAAACAGGGTGCACTGCTCGCGTTGAATGTCAAAGCCAACTACTACGACGACGCCATTCGCGAAGTCACGCGGCGGTGTGGCGTCGACCTGTTCGATCTCGAAGAGAATTTCATCGAGTTGCTGCGTGAAAAAGCGACTGAAGCTGAAGTGTCATGGCAGCAATTGTTGGATGTTGATGCACAGCCCGGGCAAGGCCACTGGGACAACTTGTTGATCCTGATCGACCGAGTCATTGAGGAGCTAAAAAAGAGAGTTCTCGAATCAGACAAAACCGTATTGATGACTTTCACGGGTGTCCTCGACCATTACCAGCGAAAACAACCGTTTATCGCAGACCTTGCTGAGCACATCCACAAAGAGCTTCACGGTCTCTGGATTTTGTTGCCGGATCAGGAACACGTCCCCACAACCACTGCCAGCGGCCAAGCTCCCATTCCAAAAGGTTGGCTGCAAAACCTTCACCGAGGAGCAGGCGTCTAA
- the pglX gene encoding BREX-2 system adenine-specific DNA-methyltransferase PglX, with translation MINRTSLLNDLRDLLKTLEADLLARSESDEVPEVVQALADEYDKAKQAERTALSFEDWRNDFITQMAAAWVLSCVFVRFLEDNQLLEHPQISGPGDRLQWARDQHQVYFTNHPTESDREYLLKIFGEIRDLSHGAGGDVFGKHNFIWQLPNWLGGDAASELLKFFRTINPDDGTLIHDFTDPDWDTRFLGDLYQDLSEKARKKYALLQTPDFVEEFILDRTLEPALDEFGLQPSISGEALSAGSDEQPTGHFKMIDPACGSGHFLLGAFPRILKRWKEQEPETNIRELVQRTLSSIHGVDINPFAIAIARFRLLLAALAASGVRRLADAPAYAMNLACGDSLYHGVERQQTLGDWTDESHYFRTEDADNLRRILQEGTFHAVVANPPYVTPKDAAARDAYKRLYASCYMKYSLAVPFMERVFRLAKNNSESGFSGQITANSFMKREFGKKLIEDYLPTIDVTHVVDTSGAYIPGHGTPTVIVFGRNRAPTSSTIRTIMGIRGEPATPSDPSQGLVWADITSQMDRVKHTGKFTSVSESTRDRFSSHPWSIGGGGAAELKEALDGTTTRRLADEVAETGVFGITAADDVMYAPAPSFARRNVERESYRRLIVGDEVRDWSIHPGDSVLFPYESEALIDLRERVGHYRWLWPNRTVLWSRATFAKKTYREEGRTWWEWHQTTLSRLRTPESITFGEVATHNHFVRISGRSLFKQTAPIVKLATHASQDDHDRLLALLNSSSGAFWLKQICQPKGSSGIGRGSYDEAWEKHFAFNGSKLAPFPVPSSIQTILPNQLSLYGAGITRIVGSVSTTAAKTALGGHILDSSRSYGETLGEMIRLQEDLDWECYRLYGLLEDDLTYPTEESLGIQLGERAFEIVLARKMARSEVATTWFSRHGSQPITELPSHWPDDYKQLVQKRIDVIESDKNIALIEQPEYKRRWNTTPWEEQVQKALKSWLLDRLESYFDFDGRMKDSSGGFQPPSSDGDENGGKMPPVPHDGDKMPPVQEDGGKMPPLREIALYSLSKLAAVASEDPQFMEVAEVYRDDPAFDVLALIEDLVAAEHVPLLPVLRYKPAGIRKRAEWEQTWQWQRLEDELRDGKPFTDSRVRSLADDCGITDQQQSDIEAWQQKTTPEQRSDTTAPIARELDAILSITVPPKYKSSDFISTGGAKFWKLRGKLDVPKERWVSFPHCEGNDGTMMIAWAGYDHLQLARAISAHYVDIKNNLGGNEDPRLVPLLAGIMELLPWLHQWHNEVDPEFDMRMNEYYDNTFVESNAAELCLSREEIRNWQPPKKKPKRRSKKKATKKKKETTDA, from the coding sequence ATGATCAACCGAACCAGCCTCCTTAACGACCTTCGCGACCTCCTCAAAACCCTTGAGGCCGACCTGCTTGCGCGAAGCGAAAGCGACGAAGTTCCCGAAGTCGTTCAGGCCCTTGCTGACGAATACGACAAAGCCAAACAAGCCGAACGAACGGCACTCTCCTTTGAAGACTGGCGGAACGACTTCATCACTCAGATGGCAGCGGCATGGGTATTGAGCTGTGTGTTCGTTCGTTTCCTGGAAGACAACCAGCTACTGGAACACCCGCAGATCTCTGGTCCTGGTGATCGACTGCAGTGGGCGCGCGATCAGCATCAGGTTTACTTTACGAACCACCCAACCGAATCGGATCGTGAATACCTGTTGAAAATCTTTGGTGAGATTCGCGACCTCAGCCATGGAGCCGGCGGGGATGTCTTTGGCAAACACAATTTCATCTGGCAATTGCCCAACTGGCTTGGCGGTGATGCGGCCAGTGAGCTGTTGAAGTTTTTCCGTACCATCAATCCAGACGATGGCACGCTGATTCATGACTTTACTGATCCCGATTGGGATACTCGTTTCCTGGGTGATCTGTACCAAGACCTGTCCGAAAAGGCCCGTAAGAAATACGCGTTGTTGCAGACGCCTGATTTTGTTGAAGAGTTCATCCTTGATCGCACGCTTGAACCAGCCTTGGACGAGTTTGGACTCCAGCCATCTATCAGCGGCGAGGCGCTATCCGCCGGTTCCGATGAGCAACCAACCGGCCACTTCAAAATGATCGACCCGGCCTGTGGTAGTGGTCACTTTTTGCTCGGTGCGTTTCCGAGGATTTTGAAGCGTTGGAAAGAACAGGAACCAGAGACAAACATTCGCGAGTTGGTGCAGCGGACACTCTCTTCGATTCACGGAGTGGATATCAACCCGTTTGCGATCGCGATTGCCCGGTTTCGTCTGCTGCTGGCGGCGCTGGCGGCCAGTGGTGTGAGGCGTCTGGCGGATGCTCCCGCTTATGCGATGAATCTGGCGTGCGGCGATTCGCTGTATCACGGCGTCGAGCGGCAACAGACGCTGGGCGACTGGACGGACGAGTCGCACTATTTCCGCACCGAAGACGCCGACAATCTAAGACGCATTTTGCAGGAAGGAACCTTTCATGCCGTCGTCGCAAATCCACCCTACGTAACACCCAAGGATGCGGCCGCGAGAGATGCATACAAACGACTATATGCGTCTTGCTACATGAAATACTCACTGGCAGTACCGTTCATGGAACGAGTATTTCGATTGGCGAAGAACAACTCCGAATCGGGGTTTTCGGGCCAGATAACGGCGAACAGCTTCATGAAGCGAGAGTTTGGCAAGAAGTTGATCGAGGATTACTTGCCGACAATCGACGTAACACACGTTGTAGATACAAGTGGGGCGTACATCCCCGGACATGGCACGCCTACCGTAATAGTGTTTGGGCGCAATCGGGCACCGACCAGTTCTACGATCCGGACCATCATGGGAATTCGTGGCGAACCAGCTACTCCAAGTGACCCGTCCCAAGGTCTTGTCTGGGCAGATATCACTTCTCAGATGGATCGCGTAAAACACACGGGCAAGTTCACCAGCGTTTCAGAGTCAACCAGAGATCGATTCTCAAGTCATCCGTGGTCTATCGGCGGCGGTGGCGCTGCAGAGTTGAAAGAGGCTCTAGACGGAACAACCACTCGAAGGCTTGCGGACGAAGTAGCGGAGACTGGCGTCTTCGGAATTACCGCAGCCGATGACGTCATGTATGCACCAGCGCCTTCCTTCGCGAGGAGGAACGTAGAGCGAGAGTCTTACCGTCGGCTTATTGTGGGCGACGAAGTGCGAGACTGGTCAATCCATCCGGGCGACAGTGTATTGTTTCCTTATGAATCGGAGGCGTTGATTGATCTGCGCGAACGCGTTGGCCACTACCGATGGCTATGGCCCAATAGGACCGTGCTTTGGAGTCGAGCTACATTCGCGAAAAAGACGTATCGAGAAGAGGGCCGGACGTGGTGGGAATGGCATCAGACCACATTGAGCCGGTTGCGGACCCCGGAATCGATTACGTTCGGTGAAGTTGCTACTCACAACCACTTCGTCCGAATTAGCGGCAGAAGTCTGTTCAAGCAAACTGCTCCAATTGTGAAGTTGGCAACACACGCTTCACAAGATGACCATGACCGCTTGCTGGCCCTGCTGAATAGCTCCAGCGGCGCATTCTGGCTGAAGCAGATATGTCAGCCAAAAGGGTCGAGCGGCATTGGTCGAGGTAGTTACGACGAAGCGTGGGAGAAACACTTTGCCTTTAACGGGTCAAAGTTGGCCCCGTTTCCGGTGCCCAGTTCGATCCAAACAATCCTGCCGAATCAACTTTCTTTGTACGGAGCGGGCATTACCCGTATCGTTGGCAGTGTTAGTACAACGGCAGCAAAAACGGCACTCGGGGGCCACATTCTCGACAGTAGCCGGAGCTATGGAGAGACGTTGGGCGAGATGATCCGGCTCCAAGAAGACCTCGACTGGGAATGCTACCGTCTTTACGGTTTGCTTGAGGACGACCTGACTTACCCGACCGAAGAATCACTGGGCATCCAGCTCGGCGAGCGTGCCTTCGAGATCGTGTTGGCCCGCAAGATGGCTCGCAGCGAAGTGGCGACCACGTGGTTTTCGCGGCACGGCAGCCAGCCCATCACAGAGCTGCCCAGCCACTGGCCCGACGATTACAAACAACTCGTTCAAAAACGAATTGATGTCATCGAGTCCGACAAGAACATCGCGCTCATCGAACAGCCCGAATACAAACGACGCTGGAACACCACGCCGTGGGAGGAACAGGTCCAAAAGGCACTCAAGTCGTGGTTGCTCGATCGGCTGGAAAGCTATTTTGATTTCGATGGCCGCATGAAGGATAGTAGCGGTGGCTTCCAGCCGCCGAGCAGTGACGGTGATGAAAATGGCGGCAAGATGCCGCCGGTACCACACGACGGCGACAAGATGCCACCAGTACAGGAGGACGGCGGCAAGATGCCACCGCTACGGGAGATCGCCCTTTACTCCCTTTCCAAACTGGCAGCCGTCGCTTCGGAAGATCCGCAGTTTATGGAAGTCGCGGAAGTCTATCGCGACGATCCGGCCTTTGACGTTTTGGCCTTGATCGAAGATCTCGTCGCCGCAGAACATGTCCCATTGCTGCCGGTCCTCCGTTACAAACCCGCCGGAATCCGCAAACGAGCCGAATGGGAACAAACGTGGCAGTGGCAACGACTGGAAGACGAACTTCGCGACGGCAAGCCCTTTACCGACTCGCGCGTCCGCTCTCTGGCAGACGACTGCGGTATTACCGATCAACAACAATCCGACATCGAAGCATGGCAACAAAAAACCACTCCCGAACAACGCTCTGACACAACCGCCCCGATTGCTCGTGAGCTGGATGCGATCCTATCCATCACCGTACCGCCCAAATACAAGAGCAGCGATTTCATTTCCACCGGCGGAGCCAAGTTCTGGAAGCTACGTGGAAAACTGGACGTCCCCAAAGAACGCTGGGTCAGCTTCCCGCACTGCGAAGGGAACGATGGCACGATGATGATCGCCTGGGCTGGCTATGACCACTTGCAACTGGCCCGCGCCATCAGTGCCCACTACGTCGACATCAAGAACAACCTCGGCGGCAACGAAGACCCGCGACTTGTTCCGCTGTTGGCCGGGATCATGGAACTGTTGCCATGGCTGCACCAGTGGCACAATGAAGTTGATCCCGAGTTCGACATGCGAATGAACGAATACTACGACAACACCTTCGTGGAATCCAACGCGGCCGAACTGTGCTTGTCGCGAGAAGAAATCAGAAACTGGCAACCGCCGAAAAAGAAACCCAAACGGCGATCCAAAAAGAAAGCCACGAAGAAAAAGAAGGAAACAACAGATGCTTGA